Proteins encoded by one window of Lathyrus oleraceus cultivar Zhongwan6 chromosome 1, CAAS_Psat_ZW6_1.0, whole genome shotgun sequence:
- the LOC127119702 gene encoding uncharacterized protein LOC127119702, whose translation MRFTTVEMHQSDRVKLQFGMHQDIPGPPMSMEPWHLKKVSHQWYAQNWKEFAKEFRKMWKDRAHYVLQFPVAPNEMKPTREYVEWYRANTNPEMIVSDPFYLDDPRMQQPYFQQQQPPQYSQQQQPPPYYQQQPPQPFYQQQPPPPYYQQQPPPPYYQQQQPQHMSTPQPNQQYIPQTQSQYHEDYQQQTQHSHHHQQSQHLPQYQSPYFHQSQHFQHDNFPSSSSPPPSPDTGIQEDYQQDYYTPQQTLHFGQPDSTLNYQRPQFEGAPSSSQFVPPRQSFEGAEGTRLSYSTEGTSTEPQRQAARGRVRARGGNREAPPPREPSRRVTRPPPCGSYKGPHHM comes from the coding sequence atgcggttcaccactgtggagatgcaccaaagtgaccgtgtcaagcttcaattcggaatgcatcaagacatcccaggccccccaatgtccatggaaccttggcatctaaaaaaagtcagccaccagtggtatgcccaaaattggaaggaatttgctaaggagtttcgaaaaatgtggaaagaccgtgcccactatgttctacaatttccggtggcgcccaacgaaatgaagccgacaagggaatatgtggaatggtatagagcaaataccaatccagaaatgattgtgtctgacccgttctatttggacgatccccggatgcaacagccatatttccaacaacaacaaccaccacagtattcccaacaacaacaaccaccaccttattaccaacaacaaccaccacaaccattttaccaacaacaaccaccaccaccttattaccaacaacaaccaccaccaccatattaccaacaacaacaaccacaacacatgtccaccccccaaccaaatcaacaatacataccacaaactcaatcccaataccatgaagactaccaacaacaaactcaacattcccaccaccatcaacagtcccaacacctaccacaatatcaatccccctacttccaccaatcccaacacttccaaCACGACAATTTCCcaagctcttccagtcctccacctagccccgacacgggtatacaagaggactaccaacaggactactacacaccacaacaaacattgcactttggccaacccgattcaaccctaaactaccaaagaccacaattcgagggcgcacccagcagtagtcagtttgtcccaccgagacaaagcttcgagggcgcagaggggacccgtctttcctacagcactgaagggacttcgaccgAACCACAACGGCAAGCGGCAAGGGGGCGTGTTAGggcaaggggtggtaatagggaagcaccaccaccacgtgaaccgtctaggcgagtaactagacctcccccgtgcggatcgtacaagggaccgcatcatatgtga